A single genomic interval of Aedes aegypti strain LVP_AGWG chromosome 1, AaegL5.0 Primary Assembly, whole genome shotgun sequence harbors:
- the LOC5576841 gene encoding endoplasmin, with the protein MKYLLLLIVGVFLFAGISSVRAEDDADIEDLPVVEMNLGASKEGSRTDAEAVQREEEAIKLDGLNVSQIKELREKSEKFTFQAEVNRMMKLIINSLYRNKEIFLRELISNASDALDKIRLLSLTEPGVLDSNSNLEIKIKADKDGKVLHIIDTGIGMTKQDLVNNLGTIAKSGTADFLSKMQETKTETQDVNDMIGQFGVGFYSAFLVADRVVVTTKHNDDVQYIWESDAASFSIVEDPRGNTLQRGSQISLHLKEEAQDFLEEDTVKQLIKKYSQFINFPIYMWTSKEVEEEVPVEEEVTEKPEKKDEDLTEEEDGKVEEEAEEEKPKTKKIKKTVWDWEVMNDSKPIWTRKPNDVTDEEYTEFYKSLTKDTSDPLTHTHFVAEGEVTFKSLLFIPKVQPSESFNKYGTKSDNIKLYVRRVFITDEFNDMMPNYLNFIRGVVDSDDLPLNVSRETLQQHKLIKVIKKKLVRKALDMIKKLDKETYDKFWKEFSTNIKLGIMEDPSNRSRLAKLLRFQSSNSKSSKEYTSLSDYVSRMKPKQEHIYFIAGSSRAEVEKTPFAERLLSRGYEVLYLVEAVDEYSISALPEFDGKKFQNIAKEGFVLNESDEAKAKFDELKTEFEPLLKWLNDVALKDKIAKALVSERLSNSPCALVASMFGWTGNMERLALANAHQKTDDPQRQYYLNQRKTLEINPRHPLMRELLRRVEADSDDVVAKDMAVLMFNTATLRSGFQLPETADFADSIERMMRQTLGVSQDEQPEPEEFVEEDSADAASQEEEEEVNADDDAEHDEL; encoded by the exons ATGAAGTACCTGCTGCTTCTGATTGTGGGAGTTTTCCTGTTTGCAG GAATCTCCTCGGTCCGCGCGGAGGACGATGCTGACATCGAGGACCTACCGGTCGTCGAGATGAACCTGGGCGCCTCCAAGGAGGGTTCCCGAACCGATGCCGAAGCCGTACAGCGCGAAGAGGAAGCCATCAAACTGGACGGCCTGAACGTATCCCAGATCAAGGAACTGCGCGAAAAGTCGGAAAAGTTCACCTTCCAGGCCGAGGTCAACCGGATGATGAAGCTGATCATCAACTCGCTGTACCGCAACAAGGAAATCTTCCTGCGTGAGTTGATCTCGAACGCTTCGGATGCTCTGGACAAGATCCGTCTGCTGTCGCTCACCGAACCGGGCGTGTTGGACTCGAACAGCAACCTGGAGATCAAGATTAAGGCCGATAAGGATGGCAAGGTGCTGCACATTATCGATACCGGTATCGGCATGACAAAACAGGATCTAGTCAACAATTTGGGAACGATCGCCAAGTCCGGAACGGCCGATTTCCTCTCGAAGATGCAGGAAACGAAGACGGAGACGCAGGATGTCAACGACATGATTGGACAGTTCGGTGTCGGTTTCTACTCGGCTTTCCTGGTGGCTGATCGCGTGGTCGTTACCACAAAGCACAACGATGACGTTCAGTACATCTGGGAGTCGGATGCCGCCAGCTTCAGCATCGTTGAAGATCCTCGTGGAAACACTCTCCAACGTGGTTCGCAAATCTCGCTGCACCTGAAGGAAGAGGCCCAGGACTTCTTGGAGGAGGACACCGTCAAGCAGCTGATCAAGAAGTACTCGCAGTTCATCAATTTCCCCATCTACATGTGGACGAGCAAGGAGGTTGAAGAGGAAGTTCCAGTCGAGGAAGAGGTCACCGAAAAGCCCGAGAAGAAGGACGAAGATCTGACCGAGGAAGAGGACGGAAAGGTTGAGGAAGAGGCCGAAGAAGAGAAGCCAAAGACCAAGAAAATCAAGAAGACCGTTTGGGACTGGGAAGTCATGAACGACAGCAAGCCAATCTGGACGCGTAAGCCGAATGATGTGACGGACGAAGAGTACACCGAGTTCTACAAGAGCCTGACCAAGGACACTTCGGATCCATTGACGCACACTCACTTCGTCGCCGAAGGTGAAGTGACCTTCAAGTCGTTGCTGTTCATCCCGAAGGTCCAGCCATCGGAGAGTTTCAACAAGTACGGAACCAAGTCGGACAACATCAAGCTATACGTGCGACGTGTGTTCATCACCGACGAGTTCAACGACATGATGCCCAACTACCTGAACTTCATCCGTGGTGTTGTCGATTCCGACGACCTCCCGCTGAACGTTTCTCGTGAAACGCTCCAACAGCACAAGCTGATCAAGGTCATCAAGAAGAAACTTGTCCGCAAGGCACTCGATATGATCAAGAAGCTGGACAAGGAAACGTACGACAAGTTCTGGAAGGAGTTCTCCACCAACATCAAGCTCGGCATCATGGAAGACCCCAGCAATCGGTCGCGTCTGGCCAAACTGTTGCGCTTCCAGTCGTCTAACAGCAAGAGCTCCAAGGAATACACCAGCCTGTCCGATTACGTCTCCCGCATGAAGCCAAAGCAGGAACACATCTACTTCATTGCCGGTTCCAGCCGTGCCGAAGTCGAGAAGACTCCATTTGCCGAACGTCTGCTTTCGCGTGGCTACGAAGTCCTCTATCTGGTCGAAGCCGTCGACGAATACTCCATCTCCGCTCTGCCCGAATTCGATGGCAAGAAGTTCCAGAACATTGCCAAGGAAGGTTTCGTGCTAAACGAATCGGACGAAGCCAAGGCCAAGTTCGATGAGCTGAAGACCGAATTCGAACCACTGCTGAAGTGGTTGAACGATGTCGCTCTCAAGGACAAGATTGCCAAGGCTCTGGTATCGGAACGTTTGTCCAACTCCCCTTGTGCCCTGGTCGCTTCCATGTTCGGCTGGACCGGAAACATGGAACGTCTGGCTCTGGCCAACGCTCACCAGAAGACCGACGATCCTCAACGCCAGTACTACCTGAACCAGCGCAAGACCCTCGAAATCAACCCTCGCCATCCTTTGATGCGGGAATTGCTGCGCCGCGTGGAAGCCGATTCCGACGATGTCGTCGCCAAGGATATGGCCGTGCTGATGTTCAACACCGCCACTCTGCGGTCCGGATTCCAGCTGCCGGAAACGGCCGACTTTGCCGACAGTATCGAGCGAATGATGCGCCAAACGTTGGGAGTGTCCCAGGACGAACAGCCGGAACCGGAGGAATTTGTCGAGGAGGACAGCGCCGACGCGGCCTCCCAGGAAGAGGAGGAAGAGGTCAACGCCGATGATGACGCCGAGCATGACGAACTGTAA
- the LOC5576842 gene encoding RPII140-upstream gene protein — protein sequence MFRRVAKFAVPGAGFISAGLFPFGTNENDRVEHTPMQKMLAEAPGDKQTGKDRLYLMFSIDEFGRVSSELNSIYQAGFLGFLVGACYGGFVNSRVAYMNFMERNQATAFKSSFEAKRKLQDQVTVTFAKGAFKWGWRLALFTTSYIGIQTVISVYRGKSSIYEYLVAGGTTGALYKFSMGPKGMVSGGLVGMAFGGIAGLASLAILRASGTTMEEVRFWQYKWKASRDEAINESLKVQSSEESDQLLDGHHRKFGAANITLDNIAAGQSKVDSSVSQKDVPVTEKTEKK from the exons ATGTTCCGAAGGGTTGCGAAATTTGCAGTCCCCGGAGCGGGCTTCATCTCGGCCGGCTTGTTCCCGTTCGGCACCAACGAAAATGACCGAGTGGAGCACACGCCAATGCAAAAAATGCTTGCCGAAGCGCCGGGCGATAAACAAACCGGCAAGGATCGACTCTATCTGATGTTCAGCATCGA CGAATTCGGTCGGGTGTCCAGCGAACTGAACTCAATCTACCAGGCGGGGTTTTTGGGCTTTCTCGTGGGGGCATGCTACGGTGGGTTCGTCAATTCCCGTGTGGCCTACATGAACTTCATGGAGAGGAATCAAGCCACGGCTTTCAAATCTAGCTTTGAAGCTAAG CGCAAACTTCAAGATCAGGTGACCGTTACCTTCGCCAAGGGAGCATTCAAATGGGGCTGGCGGTTAGCACTGTTCACCACTAGTTACAT AGGCATCCAAACGGTCATTTCGGTCTACCGTGGTAAGTCATCCATCTACGAGTATCTGGTGGCGGGCGGAACAACCGGTGCGCTGTACAAGTTCAGTATGGGCCCGAAGGGGATGGTTAGCGGTGGACTGGTGGGCATGGCCTTCGGCGGTATTGCCGGATTGGCATCGCTGGCCATACTGCGAGCAAGCGGGACCACCATGGAGGAAGTCCGCTTCTGGCAGTACAAATGGAAGGCCAGTCGAGACGAGGCCATCAACGAGAGTTTGAAGGTGCAAAGTTCGGAGGAATCGGATCAACTGTTGGACGGTCATCATAGAAAGTTTGGTGCGGCGAATATAACGCTGGATAACATTGCAGCTGGGCAGTCGAAAGTGGACAGTTCGGTTAGTCAGAAAGATGTGCCTGTCACAGAGAAAactgagaaaaaataa